One Cucumis melo cultivar AY chromosome 8, USDA_Cmelo_AY_1.0, whole genome shotgun sequence genomic window, atatattatttcatatatattatttataaaccAATTTAACATATCCTCCTCGTTCAACTActttttcatgtaatttttttggATCTTTAATTCTTTCATCAAAGTTCCTACGTCGCAAATATATTTAGTTTTCCTCAACATTACATATACAGAGAACATTAAATATATACTATAATTACATggaatatatgaaaaacaatgctaaaagaaagaaagattggACAGAGAAAGAGATTGAAAAGTGAGAGAGATCGATAAGgaaaattttttcaaaaaaatcacaaagaaaaaagtaattttgattatcatattaccataatataattaaccactcaccatatttattataaatCACTTAGCATAATAGAATTAATCAATTACCATACTTCACGCCTTTTAACACCCCTAcaaattctttatttatttatttatttattatttcgtatttttaataaaaatagaaattggATTATACATTTGTGAAATTTTATTGTCCATTCAGTacttttatgaaatttttcaGTAAGAAAATCTATTATGTAAAATGGTATACTCATTTAGGCTCCTCTAGTTGAAATCTTATATATTAGGAAAAATGAAGTTAATGACTTTTTGTCGTTTGGTATAGAATagtttgtatattttttttttaattattattattatttaaaaaacccatatatacaataaaaatataaagCTCAAGATTGATTAATTTAGGAAGTAAAAGTAGGGAATTGTTAATACGGCTCGAAGTACGCGTACCCAACTAATTCAAAATtagctcatttatttatttccatttaataattatattttttaaattcttttctaaacaaaaatatatgaatattgtttttaaataatCTGAACGGCCACATGGGGACGAAGCCGCGGAGTGCTGAGTTTGTGAGATACTTCAAATACTCAGCCATTCCCAAGCATAGAGAAGAAGATTCCCCAAACCACTTCTCAGCAAAATCTCATCATTCCATTCCCATTTTCCCCATCCACTCTCAATCCGAGCATCGCCCGCGACGACCAATGGTAAACACTCTTCTTCCCTCCCTGTGTCTAATGTGAAGTAATTAGTCTCTGGTTGTAACTACCTCTCTTTTGTTTGACCTCTTCATTTATAGTCAGATCTGTTGGTCTCCTCAATGTAAAAAAGGGGAGCCAAGTTTCTGTGTGATTTTTAGTTTTGACCGGTTTTTATTGGCTGTTTTTGATCAAATACTCAGATTCGGACTTGAGTTTCGGAGAAAGCATCGACTGAATCGTACTGTTATTGGTTAGAATATCTGCAATGTTCACTAACGACTCGGAGGGAGAGGTCGTTATGTTGCTCGATATGCGAACGGTTGAGAAAGAGATGGATAATGACAATCTACTGCATCGGAGCTGCTCGGGGGATCCTAATTTAGAAACCGTTTCGTTTTCCGTTTCCGGTCAGTCGTTTTTCCTTCCTGCAGTTCTAGAAATTTTTtcacagttttttttttttttcaatcagCTTTTTAGGAGATTTTGATACGATTTTTGGCATTTTCTGATTCGTAAACTGCAGAAGCTAATAATAATGGTGGATGTTCACCTGTCTCCAAGAATGTTGTATCACCTGTTCCACCGCGGAAGATCAAAACGGAGGATTTTATGGATTCAGAAAATGAAAAATCTGATTACGACTGGTAAGTAAATTACGTTTGCTCCAATTTCATGTCTCAGTGATGAAGTGGATTTCATGTTCGATATGTTGTATATGAAGTTTGTTTCCAATCTAAGAGTAGCATTGATTGGTACAGTAGGGTAGCATGTTGTTCATTAACAAATgctttttttcaaataatttcaaGAATTCATGTAGCATTAGGGATGTAAACAGTACCTCACTTGAGTTTTCTGGTCCTACAAGAACCTAAATAATGCGCCTGgttcttgttttcttcttctacaTGTGGTTCTAATACGTCGTCTTTGTCTGCGAGATTCCCTTTTATTTAACCCATTAAAGCGGaatgaaatatttgaaaagtcCAAAAGACGACACATGAAAGTCATTTTGTTCCTCAACGTTATCAtttccctttcttctttttttttatggagAATAAAACAGAGCTCGTTTACCTTTGCCTTTTTTTCACATATATTGTGTACTTCCCTTTAGCtttatttaaagtttttcatGGGATAATCGATTTTTTCAACTGCTTcgtttttaggaaaaaaaaaccttGAACGTTTAAAATAAAGTGATATTTGAATTTCTTTGCTAATTCCAACAAAATTATCATCAACTCCTTTTTAACTTTAGGTTAGATAATTTTAAATGGGTAATGCCCCAAGTGTACTTTTTCATGTGCAAGGAAACAATAACTTTCTTCTTTATAACTATATTGATTTCGTGATTCGAGAACCCCACCTACCCTGCCCTAACTCTCTTGCAATGAATTAGATAAATAGATCTCTTCAATGATCTCGTTGTAGATGGGGCCAATGTTTGGCTATTATTGTTGATACGGACACAATTATTACAAATTTTGTGTTAATCCCTTATTTGAATTATAATACTTTTAGAACGTTCCTTTGCTTTGAAATTAACTATTCATTGTAATTAATCTCTACTATTTCTCAGGCTCCTCACACCACCTGGCACCCCACTCTTTCCATCAATGGAGACGGAATCACAGAAAAATGCAACCAATAAGAATGATATGATGATTTCTCGTTCCACTGCTCTGAAGCCTAGGGTAAGAGCTCTCAAGAAATTGGACAAACCGAATGAATTACTCGAAAATGAATACTTATCCAGGCATATGGTGATAGGAAAATCAGATTTCACAATACTTTTCTTTGGGGATGTCTTGTAGGATCAAGACTGTTAAATTTGCAACTCAATTTTCCAATTTACATTTCACATATCCTTTACTCCTTTTTGGGTTGCAGCTAGTAAACATCCAGGAAGAGTGCAACTCTGTGAGTAACATTGCGTCCAAGCATCCGAATTTGCAATCTGGACAACTAAATTCTGCATGTGCTACCAATAAAAAGCCATCGTCAAAGGCTTCTTCAGCTACTGCTTCAAGATCTGCGACACCAACTTCACGCCCAACATTATCTAAAACTACAAAGCCTTCAAGATCAGCCACACCAACTTCACGAGTCAACACCAAAGCTTCAGCCCCTCCCGTGAGATCTTCAACGCCTGCAAAAACTACTGCTCAGTCATCAACACCAACTGAAAAATCCGTGTCAACTACGAAGCAAACATCAAGATCAGCAACTCCTAATCGCTGTCCATCAAAGCCAACATGTTCATCTATCGCATCACGTCCCAATGGTCGGTCATCTTCGACGTCAAAATCTAATGCTAGAAGTTCTAGTAATCCAAGACCTTCAAGGAGCACCTTTCCATCCATTAAAACCAGACCTTCAAAACCCTCCGAGGCGCCAAATTTCCCGCTTGATGAAGCTGCAAGTTCAATGCCCGAAAGGCCGGTTTCAACGACCAAGGGGAGGCCAATTGTGGCCAGTAGTTCTAAATCTTCATCCGGTAGGACTATGTCTAATGGGAAAACTAGGCAGAAACCAAGCTCTCCTTCGAAGCAACTTGCCTCAAATGGAAGCAGTGCATATAACAGTGGCAAAGTATTTCCATTCAAGCCAAGAATACGTTCCGCTGATGATAATGAGGTTAGCCCCGTGGTCATGGGAACAAAGATGGTTGAAAGGGTAGTGAACATGAGAAAGCTCGCCCCTCCGAAGCAAGGCGACTACCGCCCAAGCATTGGTGATCCTTCCAGTAAGTCCTCTGTTGACATCCCTGGCTTTGGAAGGACACTTTCAAACAAATCATTAGATATGGCTTTGAGGCATATGGTATGCATCCCCTTctccttttcatttctttgatatgGTTAAACATAATATTTCCCCACTTAATTTCCATCCAAATGTAGCCATCCGATGTTTCTCAAGCTTAATCATAGGCAACCAGTTTTCTCCTATCTATCCATTAGTTCAATGTAGCATCCCAGTACTCAATTATGCAACTCGTTTCAAAGCTGCAATCTGTAATTTGATGTGAATTCTTCTTCTTATACAGGATATAACACGAAGCATTTCGGGTAAAGTTCGCTCAGTGATAACAAAAACTCACACTTCCTCCATGAACAATGGCAGTTCAAGGTCCACAAAAGCTGGAACGACTGGATTTTCTGACTCTCCCCTTGCTACAAGCAGCAATGGAAGTTCTGCACCAAGTGCATGGAGTAGTTCGATTCACCTGGATGACAGCGAGATCGAAGATAACGAGCTTTCCACAGAGATGGTCTCATCATAGGAAGCTCCATTGCAAAACATTACCAGGTTCTTCCAACTGCTAATTTTTTGCAGTATAACTCATGAATCCATTCTAAGGAGAGTTTGTAGTTATGTATAATTAGTGTTATAGTAATTGTATGGATCTTCTATGTGATCTAAGAGAAGAAATTGTATTCTAGTTGAGGAATTTGAAGAGATCCTTCATATGGCAATGATATTGTTGCTGTGTTGTAGGAATCTCCATGGTAATGACTTCAAATGGCCAACCAAATTAACATTTTATGTTACATAATTTTACTTCTGTTAAAGACATTCAATCTACTTTTAGTCTGTAATGATAATGATTTAGAACTAGagtaattagattcaaaatattaacatatttagcaatattttagaaaaattacaaatatagcaaatctatatatatagacaCTACCTTCCAACAAGAAAACTCATAAAAAATTAATTCCTAGATACGATTACCATAAATTGAACGTATGACTTTTTAGTTAGTCATTAAAACTATGTTTTTATTTTACTATTAGCATAATGGTTACTAAATATGTATATGAAAGTCTTAAAAAACTAATAGACAGCCATATTGaatttttatctaataaaaattacactttaattattttcatgACGAGAATTGAATTCTTagaaatttgaaatatatagactaaattattttgaattaaaGTTTATGAACTAAATTGTTACTTAAACAAAAGTTTCCAACTAAAGTTGTGGCTTACTAGAcacttactttttttttttttttttttataaatatataaaagaagaaataatcGGATATTTACTTCATTCCTCAATTACTTGTAAAATACATGTCAAATATGAAACATTCAGGTACATTTTCTTTGTTAAAGTTTTTCccttttctaaaacaaaatttagtTCAATATTAATAAgatctaaat contains:
- the LOC103491195 gene encoding cell wall protein DAN4-like; amino-acid sequence: MFTNDSEGEVVMLLDMRTVEKEMDNDNLLHRSCSGDPNLETVSFSVSEANNNGGCSPVSKNVVSPVPPRKIKTEDFMDSENEKSDYDWLLTPPGTPLFPSMETESQKNATNKNDMMISRSTALKPRLVNIQEECNSVSNIASKHPNLQSGQLNSACATNKKPSSKASSATASRSATPTSRPTLSKTTKPSRSATPTSRVNTKASAPPVRSSTPAKTTAQSSTPTEKSVSTTKQTSRSATPNRCPSKPTCSSIASRPNGRSSSTSKSNARSSSNPRPSRSTFPSIKTRPSKPSEAPNFPLDEAASSMPERPVSTTKGRPIVASSSKSSSGRTMSNGKTRQKPSSPSKQLASNGSSAYNSGKVFPFKPRIRSADDNEVSPVVMGTKMVERVVNMRKLAPPKQGDYRPSIGDPSSKSSVDIPGFGRTLSNKSLDMALRHMDITRSISGKVRSVITKTHTSSMNNGSSRSTKAGTTGFSDSPLATSSNGSSAPSAWSSSIHLDDSEIEDNELSTEMVSS